TTGCGTGGTGTTTAGCGAAAAGGATAAAAACGTAAAATTCATCTTTTCCGGCACGGATTCCAAGGATTTCAGAGAGAAGCCGTTATTAAAAATCGCAGAATATACGTATTCGGTGAATTTGGGAGGTCGTGAATTCTTCCTGAAAAGATACGTCCATCGGGATAGATTCGATAAGTACGATAAGGGAAGGCCCCAGCTGTTCATAACATCCGATTTGAACGGAATCGATTCGGATGAAGAAGTCATGGAGGCTCTCAACGACGATAAAAGAAAGAAAATCGATACCGATGGATTCCCGTTTGAGACACCGGATATAAGTCGTTGTGCCTGGGAGCTTTATAAAAGGCAGCAATTCCGAGAAGAGTCCAGTCGCTGTTGTCGTTAGCCCTCCGGACCGGAATTCCGAAAGCGATTTAGATTCGGTGGGGGGTTCTTCTCCCAGGTTCCGGTCTTCCGGTTCGTCTTTCTCCGACTTCTTTTCCCTTTGGAGGGAATTATAAGGGAAATCTAGGTCTTCTCCGCCGCCTTACCCCAAAAAGATCGTTTTCAAAGTAAGCACTCGCAAATTTACTGGTCTAAGAATCGGACACGCCGCACAAAAATCCAGCCAAACCGTGCAACAGGGTGGGGCATTCCCCTCTCGTGGACCTAGCTCGCCGTGTCCCGACTCAAACCAACCCTAAAGAGGAACCTTAGCGGATGTTAAAACTCGACGAACAGTTGCGGATCCAAAAGTACTTGGAGGAGAACGGTCTCTATGAGAAGTCCTTCGAGCGCGATAACTGCGGTGTAGGCTTCGTCGCTTCTTTCAAGGGCGAGTCCAGCCATCGTATCGTATCCAAGGGTCTGAAAGCGGTCGCAAGCCTGACCCACCGTGGGGCAGTCGACGCAGATATGCAAACCGGCGACGGAGCCGGGATCATGATCCGTATCCCCAAGAGACTGTTTGCGAAGTACATCGAAGAAATGGGGCACAGACGCCCCGAAGAGGATTCCATCGGAGTAGGGATGGTCTTCCTACCTAGAGAGGACATAGACAAACAGGACGTTTGTCGCAGCCTCATCGAATCCGCACTCATGCAATTCAACTTCAAGCTTTACGCTTGGAGATACGTTCCCGTAAATCCTGAGGTTCTCGGACCTAAGGCGAACTCTTCCCGTCCTCAGATCGAACAGGTGTTGATCGGAAAGCCGGAGGGAATGTCCAACGACGAATTCGAAACCAAATTATTCCTCATCCAAAAGAAAGTCATGAGAGACGCTCTCAAACTTTCTATGAGCGAGGACTTCTATATTTGTTCCTTCTCCTCCGAAAGAATCGTCTTCAAAGGACTATTTAACGGAAATCAGGTCTCTCAATTTTACGAGGATCTGAAAAGCGAGGAGATGGTTTCTCCCTATTGTATCTTCCATCAGAGATATTCCACGAACACATTCCCTAGCTGGGCGTTGGCACAGCCTTTCCGTATCCTTGCGCATAACGGAGAGATCAATACGATCGTAGGGAACAGAATTTGGATGCTCGCGAGAGAAGAGGAACTCGCCTGCGAAAAATGGGGAGAATTCCAAAAAGAAATCCACCCGATTATTCGCCCTCATCTTTCCGACTCCGCAAGTTTGGACAACGCTATGGAGGCGCTGGTACGTTCCGGAAAGGACGTGCTACACGCTAAGGCGATGCTCATTCCGAACGCTTGGAGTAAGAACGTCCAGATGTCGGAAGCTCTTAAGTCTTTTTATGAGTACAATAACACTCTGACCGAGCCATGGGACGGTCCTGCAGCTCTTGCATTCGCGGAAGGCGATTGGGTCGGCGGTAGTTTGGACAGAAACGGACTTCGTCCGGCTCGCTATGTGACCACCGAAGACGGACTCGTGATTATGGGATCAGAGACCGGACTCGTGCATGTGGACGAGGAAGTAATCACTAAGAAAGGACGTCTCGGTCCGGGCGATATGCTCGCGATCAACCTGAAAGAAGGAAAAGTATATTTCAACGAGGATATCAACGGTCTCTTCGAGAAAAAATACGATTATAGAGAATGGTCCAAAGAGAATGTGGAATATCTGGACCAAACCATCGACGAGTCTATCGTGAATACTGTCACGTATTCGGGAGACGAGCTGAGAAGAAGGCAGATTCTATTCGCATATTCTCCTTACAAACAAAAGGCGGTCATCAAGCCTCAGGCTCTTGCCGGTAAGGAAGCGATCGGTTCCATGGGGGACGATACTCCTCTCTCCATCCTGATGCTTTCTAGGATCGGATTATACACTTATTTCCGTCAGAGATTCGCGCAAGTAACCAACCCTCCTATCGACTATTTGAGAGAGAAGGGGGTTACATCGCTTTATACCCGTTTGGTTAAAAAGACCAATCTATTCGCGGACGAGAAGCCACAGAACTGTCTAGTTCTATCCCATCCTTACCTGACCAATTTGGGACTACAAAGGATCCGGGAAAAGGACGGAAAACAGTACAAGATCCTGACTTTGGACGCCACTTTCGAGGCTCACCACGAGGAAGGCGCAGCCAGAAATTATCTGGAACGCGCGTTGGATCAACTTCTCGCGGATGCGATCAAAGCTGCAGAGTCCGGAGTGAATATTCTTATCCTCTCCGACAAGAAACTGAATAAGGAAAGAGCTCCGATTCCTATGGAATTGGCTGTGGCTGCGGTTCATAACCATTTGATCCGCAATAAAAAACGTGCGGCCACTAGTATCCTGGTCGAGACCGGATCCGCATTCGAAATTCATAATGTGGCCGTGTTACTCGGTTACGGAGCTTCCGGAGTCAACAGTTATCTGATCTGGGACACTCTTCACGATCTTTGGCAGAAGGGAGACTTCGATTCGGAAGACGGAACTCGTCCTTCGTTCGCAACTCTTTCCACCAATTACCGCGCGGGAGTGGACGACGGACTTCTGAAGATCATGTCCAAGATGGGAATTTCCATCATGTCTTCCTACGTGGGCGGACAGGTATTCGAGGCAATCGGACTCTCTAGAACTCTGATCTCCAAATACTTCCCGGGAACATATTCCAGGATTTCGGGGATCGGTATCGGCGGTATCGAGCAGAATATTCTTCGAAACCACGACTCCGCATTCAATAAGGAGATCAATCCTGAGGATTTCGTCTCCGAGAAGGACGACCAACCTCATAGATGGTCTCCGAAAGTCGTGAAATTCATCCGTAAAGCCGCGGTGGATAACGACTACGAAGCATTCTTAGAAGCTTCCAAATTGATGGAAGAAAGCGATCCGATCAATATCCGAGATCTTTTCGATTTCGTAGAACGTTCTCCGGTTCCTATCGAAGAAGTGGAAACCGTTTCCGAAATCCAGAAACGTTTCCTCACCCCCGGTATGAGCCATGGAGCTCTTTCCATCGAGGCGCATACGGATCTTGCCATCGCGATGAACCGCTTAGGATCCAAGTCCTCCTCCGGAGAAGGTGGGGAGAATCCATCTCGCTACGTAGTGGACGAGAAAGGAGATCTTGCGAATTCCTCCATCAAGCAGGTGGCGTCCGGAAGATTCGGCGTGACTTCCGAATATCTGAACTCCGCGAAAGAATTGGAGATCAAGATCGCGCAAGGTGCGAAACCGGGAGAAGGCGGACAGCTTCCGGGTAAGAAGAATAACGAGGAGATCTCGACGAATCGCCATACCCCTCAGGGAATCGATTTGATTTCTCCACCTCCTCACCACGATATTTATTCGATCGAGGACCTGTCACAGTTGATCTATGACTTGAAGCAAGTGAACCACACCGCTCAGGTCTCCGTAAAACTGGTCTCCGAGGCGGGAGTGGGAACCATCGCCGCAGGTGTCGCGAAAGCGAATGCGGACGTGATTCTGATTTCCGGGCACGTGGGTGGAACGGGAGCGGCGTCTCTTACTTCCATCAAGCACGCAGGATCTCCTTGGGAACTTGGACTCTCCGAAACGCATCAAGTATTAGTAATGAACGGACTCCGCGACCGCGTGGTTCTTAGAACCGACGGAGGAATCGTTTCCGGTAGGGACGTAATCATCGCTGCCTGCTTAGGCGCCGAAGAATACGGAATCGGAACCGCTTCTCTCGTGGCATTAGGTTGTATCATGGCGAGAAAGTGCCATTTGAACAATTGTCCTACGGGAATCGCAACCCAGGATCCTAAGTTCCGAGCCAAATACAAAGGCTCTCCGGACCAGGTCGCTACACTAATGACTCTTCTTGCAATGGAAGTCAGGGAGTATCTGGCTAAGTTGGGATTCCGTTCCATGGACGAAATTATCGGAAGAACCGATCTTCTGAAACAGATCACTCGTTATGAGCAAGACCGTTTGGATTCCTTGGATTTGAACCCGATTCTGGTTCGTCTTCCTCTTCTCTACGATCCTAAAAAGAAGAAAGACAGATTCGTAAGAAGAGAATCCGTCGGAGAAGTTCTGGACGATCGTATCTTGAAAGATGCGGAGCCTGCATTGGAAGGAAAGACCTCCATGTCTCTTTCTTATTCCGTTAAGAATACGAACAGAACCGTGGGAGCGAAAGTCTCCGGTATCATCGCGCGTAAATACGGATCCAAAGGACTTCCGGGAAAACTGGAAATCATTTTGGAAGGAACCGCTGGACAGTCCTTAGGAGCTTGGCTTGTAAAAGGAGTGCAAATCACTCTGCACGGAGACGCGAACGACTACGTGGGCAAAGGACTCTGCGGAGGAACCATCGTGATCCGCAAACATCGCCGTTCTAAACTGAAAGCGTACGAAAACGTGATCATCGGAAACACCTGTCTCTACGGAGCTACTTCCGGAAAACTTTTCAGCTCTGGCAGAGCGGGAGAGAGATTCGGGGTCAGAAACTCCGGAGCAGACGCGGTAGTCGGAGGAGCGGGAGACCACTTCTTGGAATACATGACTAGCGGAACCATCGTATGTCTGGGCAGCGTAGGAAAGAATATGGGTGCCGGTATGACCGGAGGAAAGGCTTACTTCTTCCAAAAGGATTGGGAGCTGGAGCCTCTGATCAACAAGGAATACGTGAAAATCGTGGATCTTGAAAACGAAGATTACGATATCATAAAGTCTTTGATCAACGAGCACACGAAACTGACCGGGTCCGAATTGTCCGAAGAACTACTTAAGAATTGGGACGATTCCAAGAAGTATTTCGTGAAGGTGACTCCTAAATAAGCCGCTTTCGCGACTCTGCGTAACAGATCCAGGGGCAAGGGTTGGTATTCCGAGGATTCGGAGTGCAAAACACCTTGCCCTCTTTCTTTTTAGCCGGTATATTGGTCCTAACGCTTGTTCTCCGGTCTTTTCGAATCTAGATCGGAGGAACCATTTCGATTCGAAATGGGTCTCACTAAGCCTTCGCCTCTTCGGACGTGGGCGCCTCGAGGAAAGGAAGAACCTGTGTTACGAGTTCATATCGTTTTGGCATTTGTGGCGACCGCCTTATTATTCGCGGTGGCCGATAGACAGCAAAGGAGAGATAGGGAGGAAACCGATTTCTCCTCTTCTCCCTTCTTAAGCGTCATGGAAGGGGAAAAGGACGGGCGTGTACCTCCTCCTACTTTTAAATTCTCCTTCAACGATCTAAAAGTCAAAGCCAGAAATCTTTCCAAGCAGCGTTATTCTCCTCCCAAACTTTCCACGACGGATTTTCTGAAAGGCCTTCCCTGGAACCAGTACAAGAATATTTCCTTTCGAGCGGAGAAATCCATCTGGAAGAAGGAAGGAAATCCTTTCCAGCTACAGTTCCTACATCCCGGGCATCTCTACAATACCAACGTACGAGTGTATGAAGTCAGGGGGGATTACGCCAGGGAGATCGTTTACGATCCTAACGCATTCGATCTCTCCAAACTGAAGGGTGTGGGAGAGTTGCCTCCCGACCTGGGATATTCCGGTTTTAAGGTTCATTTTCCCATTAACACTCAGGAGCATACGGACGAATTCGCGGTGTTCCAGGGTGCGAGCTATTATAGGATCATTTCCAAGAAACAATGGTACGGTCTTTCCGCCAGGGGAATCGCGGTCAATACGGGCATGCCGTATCCCGAGGATTTTCCAGCATTTAGGGAATTCTATGTGGTAAAGCCGGATAAGACGGATTCTTCCATTACCGTTTATGCGTTGTTAGACGGTAGGACCGCTACCGGCGCTTACGAATTCCAGATCACTCCCGGGAAGGTTTCCGCGGTAAGAGTAAGCGCGGAAGTGACCCTGAGAACCAAGGTGGATCGCCTGGGACTCGCTCCTTTGACTAGCATGTACTGGTACAGCGAAACTCGAGGGATTCCGAAAGGCCAGGCATATCCGGAATCTCACGACTCCGACGGGCTTTTGATCCATACGGGAAAAGGGGAATGGGTATGGAGGCCCTTGGATAATCCTAAGAAAAGCACGGTATATTCTTTCCCGGACGAAAATCCAAAGGGCTTCGGGCTGATACAAAGGGATCGAGACTTTCATAATTACCAAGATATAGAAATGAAATACCAGCTTCGCCCGAGTGCCTGGGTGGAACCCGAAACGTCCTGGGGAAAAGGAAGCGTCCAATTATTGGAGAACCCGACAGTCCGAGACTCCGACGATAATATGGGAGCCTTCTGGGTTCCGGATCCATTACCCCAGCCCGGAACTCCATTCGAATTTTCTTATACGGTTCGTTGGCCGGACGCCGATCCCCTTCCTGATTCCATAGCGAAGGTGGTCGCAACTCGTATCGGGGACGCACAGGGAGATCCGGACCTAAAGATGTTCTACGTGGATTTTAAGAGTTCCTCCTTAAGCTCCTTGGATCCCTTCGCTTATATTCAGGCTAGGATAGAGACTGGAGAAAACGCGGAGCTTTCCGAATACTCCGTTCAGAAGATAGAGGAATCCGGGGTTTGGAGATTGACCTTCGGAGTGTATCTAAAAAATCGCTACCGCCCCTCGGAGCTTAGGGCGGCCCTGAACCGGAACCAAGAGATCATTTCCGAAACCTGGAATTTCACACTTGAGCCGAACTAAAAAGAAGATCGAGGAAAGTCCCGAATCCCCGTCTCCCAAAGGGGAGGATATCTCCAAAGAATGGGATCGGCTGGAAATCTATCTGCGAGGAATGGGCGTCTCCAGTAGTTTAGAAATTAATAATGTATTGTCCGGCGTTTTCGATAAGGCGGAAAAATCGGAAGAACCTTTATTCGAGGTTTTTAAACGTGAGGCCGGCGCGAAATTATCCAAGGATTGGGAGACGAATCTTCCTCCTATGGAGCCCGGTTCCATGGTTCCGCGTCCCATCGATTTCGGACCTCTCGCGGATTTGGCCTCTCCTTCCGCGGAGAAGCCGGAGCCTGTAGCTCTAATCCTCACGGCACTGTTCTGGGCTTCCGTATATATTTCTTTGGCGGTCTGGTATTTCTCGTGAGATCCGACGCATTTTCTCCTACCTTGCCCGGTTCCGAGGCGATACTGAAAGAAGCCTTCGATTCTCGCAAGTTCACTTACCGAAGACTCGGTTTCGTAGGTCTCTTGGGACTGATTTCCCTGTTCGGAATTTATTTAGAATATCGTTTTTTACTCATAAATGGGATCTCTCCCCTGGAGTGGGCGACTCTATTGCTATTCTCCCTACTATTTCCTTTATTGGCCTTCGGCGCCACGACGGCCATATTCGGAGTCGCGCAAAGAATAAGAGGAGGAGATCCCACGAGGATTTCCAGGTTGATAAGAGAGCAGGAGACGGAGCCGAAGAATCTTCCTCCTACTGCAGTCGTCGTTCCGATCCACTGCGAGGACGTAGCCCGCGTTTCCGCCGGCTTGGAAGCCATGATGAAATCGGCGGATTCCGTGGGACTAGGAAAGAATTTGGACTTCTTCCTTCTTTCGGATACAACCGATCCGGATATATGGGTGCAGGAGGAAAAAGCTTTTTCCAGACTATCCACAAAACCGGAAACCAAGGGAAGGGTATATTATAGAAAACGTAGGATCAATCTGAACAAGAAATCGGGCAATATCGCCGATTTCTGTAGGAGATGGGGAAGAAGATACAGATACATGATCGTTCTGGACGCCGACAGTCTTTTGACCGGAGAATGTATGCTGAATCTGATCAAACTTATGGAAGCGGTGCCTAACGCGGGGATCATACAAACCGTTCCCAGGCTCGTGAGAGGAAAGAGCCTATTCCAGAGATTGGCACAATTCGGAACCTGGATGGGAAATCCCATTTTCGGCGCGGGATCTTATTATTGGCAGGTATTCTCCGGACCTTTCTGGGGGCATAACGCGATCGTGAGATTGCAACCGTTTATGGAACATTGCGGTCTACCCGGTTTGCCGGGAGAAGGAGCCATAGGAGGAAAAATTCTTTCCCACGATACCATAGAGGCCGCCTTAATCCGTAAGGCGGGTTATACGGTATGGTTCGCCTACGATCTGGAAGGTTCCTACGAGGAATGTCCCCCCAATCTACTGGAAAGCCTGAAGAGGGACAATCGTTGGTGCCAGGGAAATCTACAGCATTTCTGGTTCTTATTCGTAGGAGGACTTAGGATCTCCAGCCGCATCCATATTCTTCTCGGAATATTATCCTACGCCAGTTCTCCTTTGTGGGCGCTGATGCTTCTTGCCACAAGTTTTACCGTGATGGCGGATACGGATTATTTCAGATTAGCATCCGTTCCGGAAGAATGGGCCAAGTTTCAGGAAGGTCTTTACCTTCCTATATTCTACGGCCTCCAAATCTACACCATTCTGATACTCTTTCTTCCCAGAATATTATCTTTTTTTGATGGTCTGTTGTTTAGGAGGAAGGAAAGCGGTATCGGGTTCTTTAGGTATACTCTATCCTTCCTGGCCGAATTCTTCCAGTCCGTAATTTTGGCTCCGGCGTATATGGTGCAGTACAGCCGGTTTCTATGGATGACATTCTGGAATCGTAAAATAGAATGGGGAGCGCAGAATCGTGACGCCGAGAGCGGAATCGATAGGATGAGTGCTGCGAGAGCGCTTTTGCCTCAGGCGTTTTACGGTACCGGTATCTCCGTTTGGTTATTCGTATATTATCCCGTTTTATTCTATTGGCTTCTTCCTATCACCTTGGGATGGTTGCTTTCCTATTTTTGGTCGATATGGACCGCTTCTTCGGAGCAAGGAAATATTTGGAAGAAGGCGGGGCTCCTTCTGGTTCCGGAAGAAACGATGCGTAATCCGATACTAACGGATACCGAGGTCCTGGAGAAAGAATACTCCGCGTTTTTGGGAGATATGGGAGAGGGGAAAGGAATTTTTCTATCCATCGCGGATCCTTTATTACACAGATTTCATACTTCTCGTTTGAGAGCTAGAAAGAAGGAATCCCAAGCCAGGATCAAGTATATGGACGGACTAATCGATTCTTGGAAAGAAAACGGTCCGCAGTCCTTGGATCGAAAGGAGTTGTTAAGACTTCTCTGGGATAAGAGAAGTCTGATCGATCTGCATAATTGGTTCTGGGAGGCGGATTTGGACGGCACCCATCCTTGGTGGAAGGATATGTTTCTGGAATACCAAACGAATATCCGAACGGAACAAATCAGCAGTTGGTTCACAAAAGGGTAAATTTCTATTTTGCCGAGATTTGCCGGTCTTATTTAGTTGCCTAAGTCAACTAAATAGTGTAATATTTTGGCATGTCCGAAAAATCCAAACAGGTCTACATAAACGGAATCCGCGAGTTCAACCGTTATTATACGAACGTTCTCGGTCTTTTGGATAAGAAGTTTCTCGATAGTGACTACTCTATTACGGAGGCCAGATTATTATTCGAGATAGGAAATTCTTCGGGAATCACTGCTAGCGATTTAGCGAAGTTATTGAATATAGATAAAGGGTATTTGAGTAGGATACTGCATCAGTTCGAGAAAAAAGGATTCATAGTTAGAAGCAAGAATTCCCAGGACACTCGGATTCTGAATTTAAAATTGAGTCCCAAAGGAAATCGCGTCTTTAAAGAATTGAATATCGCCTCCAATAAGAGAGTGGGCGGGCTTATAGAGAACTTCTCCCCGGAGGAAGGAACGGAGTTACTTTCGTCAATGTCGAGCATTCGAAGAACTTTGGAACGGAGAGAGAAGAAATTCCTCGTCCGAGAAAGAAAGCCGGGTGATCTAGGATTTATCGTGTATAGGCATGCGGTTCTTTATGAGAGAGAATACGGATTCAATTCTTCTTTTGAAGAATACGTAATACTCGGGATGGCGGATTATTTAAAAAGTGATTCCGGCCACGGTAAGGTCTGGGTGGCCGAGTCCGAAGGAAAGATAATCGGAGCCGTTGCGATCGTAGATTCGGGGGATAGGAATTCTCAGCTACGCTGGTTTTATACGGAACCGAGCCATAGAAATCTAGGAATCGGACGTAAATTATTGGATAAAGCGATCGAATACGGTCGTAAACGATTCTCAAAGATATCTCTCTGGACATTAAGCAATTTGCCCGCCGCTCGGAATTTATACAAACGGAGCGGCTTCGTGCTTGTTGAGTCCAAGCCGAATCGGCAATGGAAAGCAGGCTTAACGGAGGAGAGGTGGGAACTTATTTTTTAAGAGTTTCTAACGCACCGCTTCGTAAACTTCTTCTTTTCCTCCCTTGGAAAATACGAATTGCCATAGCTGGATTTTACGCGAACGAAAAGCACCTGCGCAACTGAGCAGATAGAATTTCCACATTCGATGGAATCTTTCTCCATATTTTTTCTGGATATTCTCCCAACCCGCCTCGAAATTCCTATACCAAGCCATTAAGGTCTTATCGTAATCGGGACCGAAATTATGTAAGTCCTCCAAAACGAAAAGACTCTCCGCGGACTTGGTGATCTGTGCTGCGGAAGGCAGATGAGAATTCGGAAATATGTATTTTTCGATCCAAGGGTCCGTAAAGGTACTGGATTCGTTCGAGCCTATCGTATGGATTAGGACCAGACCTTTTCCTTCGATACATCGATCGATGATGTTCATATAGGTTTTGTAATTCTTATACCCGACATGCTCCATTTGTCCGACCGAGACGACTGCGTCGAATCGTTCGTTCACGTCTCTGTAATCGGAAAAGCGATATTCTATATTCAAGCCCTTGGATTTTTCCCGAGCGAGTTCCAATTGTTCCTTAGATACGCTGATGCCGGTCACTTCCGCACCGTAATTTTTGACTGCGTATCTTGCTAAACCGCCCCAACCGCAACCTATGTCCAATATTCTCATGCCTGGCTGCAATTTCAGCTTTCTGCATATGAGATCCAATTTTTTTTCCTGAGCTGTATCCAGGTCTTCGGCTTCCTTCCAATAAGCACAGGAATAGATCATTTCTTTGTCCAACATGATTTCGAATAGATCGTTGCCTAAATCGTAATGCTTTTCTCCCACTACGAAGGCCCTTTTTTTGGATTGTCGATTTAGAATCAAAGCCTGCAGGTAAAGAGAAATATTGCCCCATACTCTCGCGGCGTTTTGTATACCGTTTCCGAGCAGTCTATACACTGTCTCGTCGAAATGTTCGCACTCGAACCATCCGTCCATATAGGCTTCGCCTAAACCTAAAGAGCCGTCGCTGAGAATCTTACCGTATAGTCTATCGTCTTTTACTTGGATATCCCAATCGGAGTTTCCTCCGAAGCTGACTCCAGCTTTCTCGAATAAGCTTTCCACCTTATCGCGAATCTTATCCCTCATACATTCCTCCCGAGATCCAACGATCGAACTCGAAGAAAATACAGGATTTTCAAGGATCTGGAAAGTAAAATCCGGATGTAGGAAGAAGAAAACGACGGTTAGGCGGAATCCTTTCGGTATCCGCAACGGCTTTAGGAGAAAATAGACTCCAGTCTTGTCAGGATATCCATAACCCCATCCCTAGATAAACGATCGTCCGTTTGGGGAAGTTTATCTAGAGCGGTTCTCGACGCTTTCTCCCATTTAAATGCGTATAACTCATCTTGGGAAAGATAACAAGATCTGAATTTACTCCTCAATTCTCCTACAAGATATTCGTATTCGGGGAAATTTCCTCTGTCTGTGTAAAGAATAGGAGTTCCAGCGTAATAGGCTTCGCTTAGGATCCCGTATCCCGGCTTTGTTAAGACATAATCACAGGCCCGGAGTAGGTCCGGATAATGGCAGTTGCCTACATTCAGGATTCCTAAAGAATATTCCGAAGGAACTTTCCATTCCAGACCTCCGACTACGATTCTCTTTCCTTGAGGATTCCAGGATTTCCAATCGAATCCGGAAGAATCGATACCGTAGGCCCCGAAGGAGAATAGATAGTATTCTACTCCGTCTTCCATTCCGAAATAACGGCGAGCCTCGTCTTTGGAAAGATTCGGTCTTCTTCCTATGAGACCGATATCCTTCGTATTCGGAATCGATGTGACCGGGCAGGAGAGAGGAAGAATGAAACCGAAATCGCAAAGAGAATATTCCTTTTTCATCTCCGTTTCGAAGGTTTGGAATATATCGTTTTCATAATGAGAATAGATAAAATCCCAAGTGAAGCTCCCCAAGAAGAAAGAAGGGATCTTGAATCGATCCGAAAGGACGAAGGGTAAGGACCCGGAATCGGAGAATAAAAGATTCGGTAGGTTCTTTCGGATTTCCTCTTTTTCCGTTTCCAAGAATCGATCCCTGTTGTTTCGAAAGGTCTTGATGGATAGAGCTGTGGCTTCCAAATCCATTCCCAGGGAATCCTTTTGCACGATTCCCACATCGGGA
This sequence is a window from Leptospira wolffii serovar Khorat str. Khorat-H2. Protein-coding genes within it:
- the cfa gene encoding cyclopropane fatty acyl phospholipid synthase, which encodes MRDKIRDKVESLFEKAGVSFGGNSDWDIQVKDDRLYGKILSDGSLGLGEAYMDGWFECEHFDETVYRLLGNGIQNAARVWGNISLYLQALILNRQSKKRAFVVGEKHYDLGNDLFEIMLDKEMIYSCAYWKEAEDLDTAQEKKLDLICRKLKLQPGMRILDIGCGWGGLARYAVKNYGAEVTGISVSKEQLELAREKSKGLNIEYRFSDYRDVNERFDAVVSVGQMEHVGYKNYKTYMNIIDRCIEGKGLVLIHTIGSNESSTFTDPWIEKYIFPNSHLPSAAQITKSAESLFVLEDLHNFGPDYDKTLMAWYRNFEAGWENIQKKYGERFHRMWKFYLLSCAGAFRSRKIQLWQFVFSKGGKEEVYEAVR